The genomic window GATACCCGAGTGGACACCTTGCCTGCTCCTGAGGGCAATCCTTTATAGAGAGGAGTCAAGATGAAAGGTCTCAACCACCCAGCCTTTCTCATCTTTGGTTGGTCACACACTGGCTGGTCAACAGATGGACTTAGCTATAGCACTGACCATAGAATCTTCATGGGTCTTGGGATGTTTCCATCCCAGTGTCATGTGCAAACTTAGGAGTGGGTAGGTAATAGTCATTACTCACTCTGCCAATACATAGTACCAATGTATATGACTGGGCATGAGGCTCTGGCTAGCTTGTCTTCTGCACAAGACTAGCTCTTACAGGATAAGCGGAGCTGGTCCTGTTAGCCACATTCCTTCAAACCCTCTTAGGCCCAATACATCTGGATGCAGGCCATCCAGGTGGGTCCtctgatttcattttttgttcTGTCAAAGACGCTAACCATGTTGGGCCCCGGCCTAGCAGATATAGAAAGCTGCCTGTTCTCCTGTACTGATTGAGTGGGTGTAGCACCCTCAAGTACCCTGGGCTTATCACTGGACATCAGTTTGGGCTAAAGATACTAGTTACAAGGTCTCATCCAGCTGATGGCCATGAACTGACAAAGTTGTACTTCGGGATGGGAATCTTTGTCTACCCTGAGGCTGAGTTTAACTATATCACTCATGTGTCACTGCTGGAGTGTGTGATAGGCCAAGTGTCCCTCTTCAACTCCAGAGTGGGCACCTAGTGCCCAGAAGGGTTCAGAACAGGGCCGGGCGGTACCTGGTTGAGGAGTGTGTAAATAGCATCTGTTGTGGAGTGGCTAGAACTCCCTCAGACTGAGCTTATAGCACTTTACATacatggtgtctgcctgcctacagCCTTTCCTTGTAGATGTAGAGCTTCTACTCTGGCTCCTACAAAAATGGAAGCAGCTCTGATGGCCAGGCCTTGCTGGAGGCACCAGGTTCACAGAATGAGACAAAAGCTGTCTCTTCCATGCACCCAAGAATTCATTGTCACACTTCAGACCCTAGGAAGAATCTGTCCAAAAATGAGCCACCTAGCTAAGcctggtacatgcctataattaaTTTCTGTGTTATAGAGCTAAAGCCCCTCAAaaagtgaaaacattaaaaaaaaaaaaaaaaaaaaaaaaaaaaaaaaaggctaaagaCATTTAAAGGTCTAGCCCCAGCCCTGGATAGGGGAAGACCTATGTGGAAAGTCTCCTGTGATGATtacctcccacccccaaaagTAAGTAAGTCTAGATCCTTCTCCTGGTTGTCATTACTTGGCTTGTGGACACTTACAGAAGTGTGACACCTGCCTGGCAGCTTCATAGGACCATTGTGCCCccccccacctgcttctgccaaaACTGCATACAAGTGCATCAGATAGCCATTTGTGATCTCAGTGTAGATGATCATGTTTACAGCATTTTCAATGTTCAAAAGAAATTCTTTGTGatgtaatttttcatttttatttcaatctGTAGGAATTTGTTTGTAAATTACGGTCAGTGTAGCATGTCCTCTGTATTTAAGTGAGACTGTCCTCATGTGGAGTGTGTCCTGTGCACTGGTCCTGTCTTTGTGTGTAATTTATCACTACATGAATGTGATCTAATTTATATCTGGGCCAAATACAGTGTGGGCTTTGCTGTCCCATAGCTGCCTCTTGTCTTTGTCTAACAACTGGTATACGAATGGGCAGACAGACTGGCAGTCCCACCAGGGAAGCTCTATACTTTTGAGGATGTGAGCCAGACAGGAGCTTCTCAGCCTGTGTTAGCCTAGACTCAACTGCTCGGAAGTTCCAAGGATAGCCTGTGTGGTCACATGCAAGTCAGAGCAAAGCGTAGTGATAGATCTCTGATCCTGGCTGGATGCTGCTGCCTCAAACAAGAGCTCAGTGACAGCCCAAAGTGGCTTGTTCAGGTTAGTCAGACAGGTAAATTCCCCTGGCACTGTTATGGGCAAGGGAGGAAAGtaaatgggtaaaaaaaaaaaaataaattcagttcCCATGAAACCCCTCACTGCAAAGTGTGAACAATGTTCATACTCTTGAAATAGATCTTGGTATTTCACAATGTAAACAATACCCAGGCCAATATATCCACAGCCCCAGTGTCACAATAAGCTTGTACTAAGACATCTCCATGGGACCCCTTACAGTATGCTCAGGATAGGCAGGAGTGGCTTTCTTGGAATTAGCAGGGGGCAGGCAAGAGCTGGGACTGTGTCTCGGGTTCACCCTGGTCTTGTTGGGGACGCTGTGGCCACAGGTCCCATAGGACTTGAAGGCCTGCCAGAGCAAGGCGTACAAGGAGACGGAGCAACAGGAACGCAAAGGGCACTGAAATCTGCATGAGGTGGAAGATGGCTGTGCTGAACCGACTCAGTAGGCAGGTAGCAGCAAAGGCCAGCAGGCTGGCACAGGGATACAGTGCAAGCTTGGCGAACATGAAAGCATGCTCCTGCCCACCAAATCGCACAGCTGGCTGTAGTGTCTCTGTCTGATGCAGCAGGGCTGTAGTCCAGATGGCAAACTGGAAGATGCTGGCAAAGAAGATGATGGCACAGCTGACACGCACACGCTCAAGTTCATCACGGGGCTGCCGGGCAAAAGCTGAGGTCTGCTGGTAGGCCAGAGGGAGGCCACCCACAAAGGCCAGTGACAGTATGTTGAGTAACCCCATGGTCTGTGTAGCCTTCCGAACATGCAGGAAGAGTGAATGGTGAGCAAACCAGAGCAGACCCACTGTGGCGAAGGAGCCGAAGTATGCCAGGAATTGTGGCCCATATGCACCCAGGGCAGCCACAAGGCTGCCACTGAATTTCTCTTGCACATCCTTGGGATCCGGAACATTGTCCTCACTGGGAAGTATGAACATAAGGCATTTGTAACAACCTCCCAGAGATGACAGGACCAGAAGGGTAGACCAAGCATCATAAAGTGAATTTGAGATTAATGATGTGTGATCATCAGAACACAAAAATGTTCCCTATGTGCTACTTACATATATTTAGCATACTAAACAGTTATTGTTCTTCACTCACAATGTTAATTTTACCAGTCCTATATATTCTCTTCCAACTGGTGGCCCTATCTGACAACCAGAATTGACAGACGGCCCGGGTTGGTTGATGAGGGTCAGCCTTCTGAGGGTAGGACACCTATAGGAGAGATCCTCCAGAGCTGTCCTAAGTCATGCAGGCTGTGTTGGAGCATAGAGTCAAGGGATAGGAACCCATCACCTGGACATGAATGATGGGACACCCAGGAACCAACTACTTCTTCCAAACCAGCCAGAAGGAGGGGCACAGTGTGAGGGCAGGAAAGAGCCTGAGGGCTGTCACACAAGGTTAGACTTCAGGCATAAGTTAGTAGTAGCAGCCTTCTATTGGTTAGAATTCCTACCCTAACCATAGCCTCTTGACTGAGTCCTTCCACCCTGGCTGCAGAATGGAAGCAACAGCAGGTTGCTCTGGAATGTTCTGTAAATCTAAGGCCTCAGGAAATCAGGTACCaatgaatatttacttttggCCTGTAAGAATTTAGAAATTATAGTAGAAAAAGTTACTCAAAAGTATCAGGAAAAGAATAGTGTCAGATGCAAAAATCTAAAACCAGACTTGTgacatgtttaataaaataagaatgcaGTGGAATGTTTGAGGAACCATAGGCTAGAGGAGGGTAAGGCGCTAAGAAAGAGCTATTGGCTATAAGAGTGAACATTCAGACTCTAGTATTATACTGTATTGTAGCTAGTATACTATCTATGTACAGTATTGTATTGATCCGGTATACTATCTATGTACAGTATTGTATTGGAGCTGGTATACTATCTGTGTACAGTACTGTATTGGAGCTAGTATACTATCTATGTACAGTATTGTATTGGAGCTAGTATACTATCTATGTACAGTATTGTATTGGATCCAGTATACTATCTATGTACAGTATTGTATTGGAGCTGGTATACTATCTATGTACAGTATTGTATTGGATCCGGTATACTATCTATGTACAGTATTGTATTGGATCCGGTATACTATCTATGTACAGTATTGTATTGGAGCTGGTATACTATCTATGTACAGTACTGTATTGGAGCTAGTATACTATATATGTACAGTATTGTATTGGAGCTGGTATACTATCTGTGTACAGTACTGTATTGAAGCTAGTATACTATCTATGTGCAGTATTGTATTGGAGCTGGTATACTATCTGTGTACAGTACTGTATTGGAGCTGGTATACTATCTATGTACAGAATTGTATTGGAGCTGGTATACTATCTGTGTACAGTACTGTATTGGAGCTAGTATACTATCTGTGTACAGTACTGTATTGGAGCTAGTATACTATATATGTACAGTATTGTATTGGAGCTGGTATACTATCTGTGTACAGTACTGTATTGGAGCTAGTATACTATCTATGTACAGAATTGTATTGGAGCTGGTATACTATCTATGTACAGTACTGTATTGGAGCTGGTATACTATCTATGTGCAGTATTGTATTGGAGCTGGTATACTATCTATGTACAGTACTGTATTGGAGCTGGTATACTATATATGTACAGTATTGTATTGGAGCTGGTATACTATATATGTACAGAATTGTATTGGAGCTGGTATACTATCTATGTGCAGTATTGTATTGGAGCTGGTATACTATCTATGTACAGTACTGTATTGGAGCTGGTATACTATATATGTACAGTATTGTATTGGAGCTGGTATACTATATATGTACAGAATTGTATTGGAGCTGGTATAGTATCTATGTACAGTACTGTATTGGAGCTGGTATACTATATATGTACAGTACTGTATTGGAGCTGGTATACTATATATGTACAGAATTGTATTGGAGCTGGTATACTATCTATGTACAGTACTGTATTGGAGCTGGTATACTATCTATGTACAATATTGTATTGGAGCTGGTATACTATCTGTGTACAGTACTGTATTGGAGCTGGTATACTATATATGTACAGAACTGTATTGGAGCTGGTATACTATCTGTGTACAGTACTGTATTGGAGCTGGTATACTGTGTACAGTACTGTATTGGAGCTGGTATACTATATATGTACAGTACTGTATTGGAGCTGGTATACTATATATGTACAGTATTGTATTGGAGCTGGTATACTATCTGTGTACAGTACTGTATTGGAGCTGGTATACTATCTATGTACAGTACTGTATTGGAGCTGGTATACTATCTATGTACAGAATTGTATTGGAGCTGGGCCACATAGGCGAGCTGGTCCTAACAGGTGTGGAGATGGGGAAGGCCTGAATATCTCTGGGATAGAGAGCACAAGGTAACCTTGGAGAAGTCCTTCTCCCTAGCACCTGTGCTTTCAGGCTGAGAGCAACTGCAATGAGAGTCCTTTAGGGAAGAGGGGACCTGCATAAAGCTTCAGGCACCTAAGGGGAGACTGGTACTGATAAAAGCTTTCTGGAGGTCCTAAGAACAAGACATTCTCAGACATACTACTACCTAGAAGACGGGCCAAAGCAGCAAGTTGGGGTCCTCACCAGATGTCCAGGATGAGGAGTGTGGCCACGATGGCGTAGACACCGTCACTGAAAGCTTCCACCCGCTCTTTGCTGAGGGGCGCATGCAGGTCAATACTGAATGGCTCCACACTGTGAGCTGGAGACTCCCTGTGGCCTGTAGATATGCCAGGAGAAGAAACTAGCCTTGCTGCGGGACTGTCAGACCAGTGTGGCTACCACTGGCCTCTTTTCCAAGGGGCCAGGAATATACAGGCCAGGAGGGGAAGTGATACAGAGAGGCTTAAAGGGTAGGAAGTAGCCAGGACCCTGCAAACAAACCACCAGATATGGGCTAAGGCCAGGAGAGCAAGCCCTGAGCCACCACACACTTGATGCCTTGTTCCCACTCAGTGGTCCTTGGGAGTAGTCTGAACTCCAGTAGAACCTTCCAACATGCTT from Apodemus sylvaticus chromosome 11, mApoSyl1.1, whole genome shotgun sequence includes these protein-coding regions:
- the Tmem175 gene encoding endosomal/lysosomal proton channel TMEM175 isoform X2 — protein: MSRLQTQEQAVDSEGDSSLYRRNEEGTQSSHRMLGFSDALLSIIATVMILPVTHTEISPEQFDKSIQKLLATRIAVYLMTFLIVTVAWAAHTRLFQVVGKIDDTLALLNLACMMTITLLPYTFSLMVTFPDVPLGIFLFCTCVIAIGSVQAMIVGYAFHFPHLLNPQIQCSTHRDLSRRHILHLVLRGPALCFVAAVFSLFFFPLSYLLMVTIIFLPHISKATTWCKDKFVGHRESPAHSVEPFSIDLHAPLSKERVEAFSDGVYAIVATLLILDICEDNVPDPKDVQEKFSGSLVAALGAYGPQFLAYFGSFATVGLLWFAHHSLFLHVRKATQTMGLLNILSLAFVGGLPLAYQQTSAFARQPRDELERVRVSCAIIFFASIFQFAIWTTALLHQTETLQPAVRFGGQEHAFMFAKLALYPCASLLAFAATCLLSRFSTAIFHLMQISVPFAFLLLRLLVRLALAGLQVLWDLWPQRPQQDQGEPETQSQLLPAPC
- the Tmem175 gene encoding endosomal/lysosomal proton channel TMEM175 isoform X1, giving the protein MSRLQTQEQAVDSEGDSSLYRRNEEGTQSSHRMLGFSDALLSIIATVMILPVTHTEISPEQQFDKSIQKLLATRIAVYLMTFLIVTVAWAAHTRLFQVVGKIDDTLALLNLACMMTITLLPYTFSLMVTFPDVPLGIFLFCTCVIAIGSVQAMIVGYAFHFPHLLNPQIQCSTHRDLSRRHILHLVLRGPALCFVAAVFSLFFFPLSYLLMVTIIFLPHISKATTWCKDKFVGHRESPAHSVEPFSIDLHAPLSKERVEAFSDGVYAIVATLLILDICEDNVPDPKDVQEKFSGSLVAALGAYGPQFLAYFGSFATVGLLWFAHHSLFLHVRKATQTMGLLNILSLAFVGGLPLAYQQTSAFARQPRDELERVRVSCAIIFFASIFQFAIWTTALLHQTETLQPAVRFGGQEHAFMFAKLALYPCASLLAFAATCLLSRFSTAIFHLMQISVPFAFLLLRLLVRLALAGLQVLWDLWPQRPQQDQGEPETQSQLLPAPC
- the Tmem175 gene encoding endosomal/lysosomal proton channel TMEM175 isoform X3; the encoded protein is MSRLQTQEQAVDSEGDSSLYRRNEEGTQSSHRMLGFSDALLSIIATVMILPVTHTEISPEQQFDKSIQKLLATRIAVYLMTFLIVTVAWAAHTRLFQVVGKIDDTLALLNLACMMTITLLPYTAMIVGYAFHFPHLLNPQIQCSTHRDLSRRHILHLVLRGPALCFVAAVFSLFFFPLSYLLMVTIIFLPHISKATTWCKDKFVGHRESPAHSVEPFSIDLHAPLSKERVEAFSDGVYAIVATLLILDICEDNVPDPKDVQEKFSGSLVAALGAYGPQFLAYFGSFATVGLLWFAHHSLFLHVRKATQTMGLLNILSLAFVGGLPLAYQQTSAFARQPRDELERVRVSCAIIFFASIFQFAIWTTALLHQTETLQPAVRFGGQEHAFMFAKLALYPCASLLAFAATCLLSRFSTAIFHLMQISVPFAFLLLRLLVRLALAGLQVLWDLWPQRPQQDQGEPETQSQLLPAPC